Proteins from a genomic interval of Candidatus Nomurabacteria bacterium:
- a CDS encoding insulinase family protein, with protein sequence MEHHVEEVKLKCGAKGLLIDVPGAPVYCMEIWFRGGDAYTESKEKQETAHILEHLAFGANSQQNSSAEVYRFISKNGADLNATTSNNFLSYRIYSPDFDWERLLKQLVVQVTTPKFLEKEFKAEFGNVREEMQLRSNNKWNELGCLMNQRFGWELSDTYMQKLSLMDNVGLEDIKKHYTKVHKSKNAVFFVAGDLGKERSKILTILNGLDVLNKGTKLKLPKEPKIVSYPTNPVVVKKSDVPNIYFSIEMYAEYKKRNRELVETELSILSKVLNGGFHSRIFGKAREMGIIYSMGSTEDTYRSQMYSFDIYAQVSVENMDKLLKLIVSELKDVSLNGLSKEEVEEAVLSCRGSLRMSNQTAGSILAWYRNTYIQGEDERVYNFEDIDKWYDEVTPESIQELFVNLIKTKKWGAGFLGNVTEAQTKKWNKKLAEIFEN encoded by the coding sequence ATGGAACACCACGTTGAAGAAGTAAAACTAAAATGCGGTGCCAAAGGACTTTTAATAGATGTCCCCGGTGCTCCAGTATATTGTATGGAGATTTGGTTTAGAGGTGGGGATGCATATACAGAATCAAAGGAGAAACAAGAAACTGCTCACATCTTAGAACATCTTGCATTTGGAGCAAACTCTCAGCAAAATAGCTCTGCCGAAGTTTATAGATTCATATCAAAAAATGGAGCTGATCTCAATGCAACAACCTCTAATAACTTTTTGTCTTATAGAATATATTCTCCAGATTTTGACTGGGAAAGGCTTTTAAAGCAGTTAGTGGTACAGGTTACTACTCCAAAGTTTTTAGAAAAAGAATTTAAAGCTGAGTTTGGAAATGTAAGAGAAGAGATGCAGCTGAGATCTAATAATAAATGGAATGAGTTGGGATGTTTAATGAATCAAAGATTTGGATGGGAGCTGAGTGATACTTATATGCAAAAACTTAGCCTCATGGATAATGTAGGACTAGAAGATATAAAGAAACACTATACAAAAGTACATAAATCTAAGAATGCAGTATTCTTCGTAGCTGGTGACTTAGGAAAAGAACGATCAAAAATACTAACCATACTTAATGGTCTAGATGTATTGAATAAGGGCACTAAACTTAAGTTACCAAAGGAACCAAAAATAGTATCATATCCGACAAATCCTGTAGTAGTAAAGAAAAGTGATGTTCCGAATATATATTTTAGTATTGAAATGTATGCTGAATATAAAAAAAGAAACAGAGAGTTAGTCGAAACTGAACTATCAATATTGAGCAAAGTTTTAAATGGTGGATTCCACTCAAGGATATTTGGTAAAGCGAGAGAAATGGGAATAATTTATAGTATGGGTAGTACCGAGGATACATATAGGTCACAAATGTATTCTTTTGATATATATGCTCAGGTAAGTGTAGAGAACATGGATAAGCTTTTAAAATTAATAGTTAGTGAGTTGAAAGATGTAAGTCTTAATGGCTTAAGTAAGGAGGAGGTAGAAGAGGCGGTACTCTCCTGTAGAGGTTCTCTTAGAATGAGTAACCAGACAGCAGGAAGCATCCTTGCTTGGTATCGTAATACTTATATACAAGGTGAAGACGAAAGAGTATATAACTTTGAAGATATTGATAAGTGGTATGATGAGGTTACTCCAGAATCTATTCAAGAATTGTTTGTTAATTTGATTAAAACTAAGAAGTGGGGGGCTGGTTTCTTGGGCAATGTTACTGAGGCTCAAACTAAAAAATGGAACAAAAAGTTGGCTGAAATCTTTGAGAATTAG
- a CDS encoding cell division protein FtsW codes for MQLNNQQSRRGIKFDSSRAERRGVDTRALNLIGNNSDLSKMLSFGWAVKLFKKLTVKFSFEGKRRKRADYSILVIVMLMIALGTLTLYAIGPAVLKRTGGGLGRQTLFLLVGLIGMLIAYKIPKLDFLIKYAPYILGLGILLCLMILIPGIGKVVYGGRRWIEVGPFNMQPSELVKAGVVFFLSGVAVYFKSSESKDANTQVMYLAVISGIIGLFILILQRDLGTTLVIATIMLFILVAGGVSRKVITKLAVVALVGLILSIMMFGYRRARLLSFLGSNNSLKDSAEVESPADYHLRQSLIAIGSGGIYGRGVGKSVQSFGYLPEAPSDSIFAVYAEKFGLLGSIVILALFGTLIKKMLEVMQGLDLYWRTVMAGITGWVVGNFAVNMGSILGLIPFTGVPLPFFSLGGTNLVIMMTMMGIVLNLSTYKRNKIIGFGEDTRL; via the coding sequence ATGCAATTAAATAATCAACAAAGTAGAAGGGGTATTAAATTTGACTCAAGTAGGGCTGAAAGAAGGGGAGTGGACACTCGTGCCCTAAACTTGATAGGTAATAATTCTGATTTAAGCAAGATGTTAAGTTTTGGTTGGGCTGTAAAGTTATTTAAAAAACTAACAGTTAAGTTTAGCTTTGAAGGTAAGAGAAGGAAAAGAGCTGATTATTCGATTTTAGTGATTGTGATGTTAATGATTGCACTGGGTACTTTAACTTTGTATGCGATAGGGCCTGCGGTATTAAAACGAACTGGCGGAGGTCTAGGCCGACAGACATTATTCTTACTAGTAGGATTAATCGGAATGTTAATCGCTTACAAAATTCCTAAATTAGACTTCTTAATAAAATATGCACCATACATCTTAGGTTTAGGCATATTACTATGTCTAATGATCTTAATCCCTGGCATAGGGAAGGTTGTCTATGGAGGTAGGAGGTGGATTGAGGTGGGGCCTTTTAATATGCAGCCTTCTGAGTTAGTAAAAGCTGGGGTCGTCTTCTTTTTGAGCGGTGTTGCCGTATACTTTAAGTCGTCAGAATCAAAAGATGCTAATACTCAGGTTATGTATCTAGCAGTTATTTCGGGAATTATCGGTCTGTTTATTTTAATCTTACAAAGAGATCTAGGAACAACCTTAGTAATAGCTACCATTATGTTATTTATTTTGGTTGCTGGAGGAGTGTCTAGAAAAGTTATTACAAAACTGGCTGTCGTTGCACTTGTGGGATTAATCTTAAGTATTATGATGTTTGGCTATAGGAGAGCGAGATTACTGTCATTTCTTGGGTCAAATAACTCTTTAAAAGATAGTGCAGAGGTAGAGTCGCCAGCAGATTATCACTTAAGACAATCTCTTATTGCAATAGGAAGTGGAGGTATATATGGCCGTGGAGTAGGGAAAAGTGTACAGTCTTTTGGCTATTTACCAGAAGCACCAAGTGACTCTATCTTTGCGGTATACGCAGAAAAGTTTGGACTATTGGGGTCGATAGTAATACTTGCTTTGTTTGGAACACTAATAAAAAAGATGTTAGAAGTAATGCAGGGTCTAGATTTGTACTGGAGAACTGTTATGGCAGGAATTACAGGCTGGGTCGTTGGCAATTTTGCGGTCAACATGGGATCAATTCTGGGATTAATTCCATTTACTGGAGTTCCACTTCCATTTTTTAGCTTAGGAGGTACTAATTTGGTTATAATGATGACGATGATGGGCATTGTGCTCAACCTCTCTACTTATAAAAGAAATAAAATTATAGGATTTGGTGAGGACACTAGACTGTGA
- the secA gene encoding preprotein translocase subunit SecA, giving the protein MSYKSKKADKSPVKKTVKSVKTSKKSKTDLEMRKGSKINAPVKNTVRKALGDPQEQALRRMRKVVSKINKLEENYIKLTDKKLKEESLKLKERAKKENLDELLPEAFAIAREAAKRALGQRHFDVQLIGAMVLHEGGVAEMKTGEGKTLMSVLAVYLNALSGKGVHVVTVNDYLAQRDAGWNAKIYDILGMSVGVIIPDESFVYDAKFENKEHIDERFWNLKPATRKEAYNADITYGTNNEFGFDYLRDNMVDDINNLRQRDLNFAIVDEVDSILIDEARTPLIISASAAESSAGYRTFAEIATHFESEDYVLEEKRHAVNLTDSGIDKVEKLLGIENLYDPKNIQHIYHLEQALKAQTLFKRDKDYVVSKDGEVIIVDSFTGRLLPGRRYNEGLHQAIEAKEGVRVQEESVTLATISFQNYFRLYEKLGGMTGTAKTEEEEFNQVYDMSVIEVPPNRTLIRKDLNDRIYATERAKLKAIAQKVKELNKKGQPVLIGSVSIEKNEMISQMLSSEGVKHNVLNAKNNESEALIIAKAGQKGAVTLATNIAGRGTDILLSDEVKELGGLFVLGSERHESRRIDNQLRGRAGRQGDPGTTQFYISAEDELMRVFGGETLAGLMVRLGGDTEDPIERKSISKAIERSQKLVEGMSYDSRKSVVQYDDVMNRHRRAVYSNRKAMLKAEDHPRIKALINEAAEGGARDASNQLVNLVISKDKRSSFEYLEVVDEQFKLRPKSLQKIKELLSLEEANLNVDEHDDNDYKKGLKNRAKALNPVRIPNKVFNKLKSKRQNTALSKKRKSVSKEIRKILLESFNEAVDKFAKDLDDEIVFGYQRLVYLQILDELWMQHLENMGHLREGIGWRSVGQKDPLVEYRFEGQRIFEEMMRNLRMELSHALVSVNPKMAANQKLETELTKAAGHAIDNADEISSSQKEFEADDFKGTVKVIEMAGSPSAEDKDSISINRPKASQQQKKSKTKSSQQKARKKQRQNKKKARR; this is encoded by the coding sequence ATGAGTTATAAAAGTAAAAAGGCTGATAAAAGTCCAGTAAAAAAAACTGTTAAGTCTGTAAAAACTTCTAAAAAGAGTAAAACTGATTTAGAAATGAGAAAGGGGAGTAAAATAAATGCTCCTGTTAAGAATACAGTTAGAAAAGCTTTGGGAGATCCTCAGGAACAAGCTCTACGAAGGATGCGAAAAGTTGTCTCTAAGATTAATAAATTAGAGGAAAACTATATAAAACTAACAGATAAAAAGTTAAAAGAAGAATCTCTAAAATTAAAAGAGCGGGCTAAGAAGGAAAATCTTGATGAACTACTGCCAGAGGCTTTCGCTATTGCTAGAGAAGCTGCCAAAAGAGCCTTAGGTCAAAGACACTTTGACGTCCAGCTAATTGGGGCGATGGTACTGCATGAGGGTGGAGTGGCTGAGATGAAAACTGGGGAAGGAAAGACTTTGATGTCTGTACTGGCAGTATACCTTAACGCTTTAAGTGGTAAGGGAGTTCATGTTGTTACTGTAAATGACTATTTAGCACAGCGTGACGCCGGATGGAATGCAAAGATCTACGACATATTAGGAATGAGCGTCGGAGTAATTATTCCAGATGAATCATTTGTCTATGATGCTAAGTTTGAGAATAAAGAACATATTGATGAGCGTTTTTGGAATTTAAAACCAGCTACTCGCAAAGAAGCTTATAATGCTGATATTACATACGGAACAAATAACGAGTTCGGTTTTGACTATTTAAGAGATAATATGGTTGATGATATAAACAATCTTCGACAGAGAGATCTTAATTTTGCCATTGTTGATGAAGTCGACTCAATTTTAATTGATGAAGCAAGAACTCCTCTTATTATCTCTGCCTCTGCTGCAGAAAGTAGTGCTGGATATAGAACTTTTGCCGAAATTGCTACCCATTTTGAGTCAGAAGATTATGTCTTAGAAGAAAAGCGTCACGCTGTTAATCTAACTGATTCTGGAATAGATAAAGTAGAGAAGCTACTTGGGATTGAGAATCTTTATGATCCAAAGAACATTCAGCATATTTACCACTTAGAACAGGCTCTCAAAGCCCAAACTTTATTTAAAAGAGATAAAGACTATGTTGTATCAAAAGATGGCGAAGTAATAATTGTTGATAGCTTTACGGGTAGACTGTTGCCGGGTAGACGTTATAACGAAGGTTTGCATCAGGCAATTGAGGCAAAAGAAGGCGTAAGAGTTCAAGAAGAGAGCGTCACTCTTGCAACTATTTCTTTCCAAAACTATTTTAGACTCTATGAGAAACTTGGAGGAATGACTGGTACTGCTAAAACCGAGGAAGAAGAGTTTAACCAAGTTTATGATATGTCAGTGATTGAAGTTCCACCAAACAGAACTTTGATTAGAAAAGATCTTAATGACAGGATCTATGCGACAGAAAGAGCCAAGCTTAAGGCTATTGCTCAAAAGGTTAAAGAGTTAAACAAGAAGGGCCAACCCGTACTAATTGGTAGTGTTTCTATTGAAAAGAACGAGATGATCAGCCAAATGCTCTCGAGCGAAGGTGTTAAACATAATGTTTTAAATGCTAAGAATAATGAGAGTGAGGCATTGATTATTGCAAAAGCTGGTCAAAAGGGAGCCGTGACCCTTGCAACTAATATTGCTGGTCGTGGTACAGATATTTTACTGAGTGACGAAGTAAAGGAGTTAGGTGGGCTATTTGTATTAGGTTCTGAGCGACATGAGAGCAGAAGAATTGATAACCAGCTTCGTGGTCGTGCTGGACGTCAGGGAGATCCTGGTACGACTCAGTTCTATATCTCTGCTGAGGATGAGCTAATGCGGGTTTTTGGTGGTGAAACTCTTGCAGGGTTAATGGTTAGGCTTGGTGGTGATACCGAAGATCCTATCGAAAGAAAGTCCATCTCCAAAGCTATTGAGCGATCTCAAAAATTAGTTGAAGGCATGAGTTACGACTCTCGTAAAAGTGTTGTTCAGTATGATGATGTAATGAACAGGCATAGAAGAGCTGTTTATAGTAACCGTAAAGCTATGCTAAAAGCTGAAGATCATCCAAGGATTAAAGCTCTTATTAATGAGGCTGCGGAAGGTGGCGCAAGAGATGCCTCTAATCAGCTTGTTAACCTAGTTATATCTAAAGATAAAAGGAGTTCATTTGAGTATCTAGAAGTAGTTGATGAGCAATTTAAGCTTAGGCCTAAATCGTTACAAAAAATAAAAGAACTGTTAAGTTTAGAAGAGGCTAATCTTAATGTTGATGAGCATGATGATAATGATTATAAAAAGGGCTTAAAAAATCGAGCGAAAGCTTTAAATCCTGTTAGAATACCAAATAAAGTTTTCAATAAACTAAAGAGTAAACGTCAAAATACGGCTCTTTCTAAAAAGCGTAAGAGTGTTTCGAAAGAAATCAGGAAGATTTTATTAGAATCGTTTAATGAGGCAGTGGATAAATTTGCCAAAGATTTAGATGACGAGATTGTTTTTGGTTATCAGAGGCTGGTTTATCTACAAATTTTAGATGAGCTTTGGATGCAACACTTAGAGAATATGGGGCATTTAAGAGAGGGGATTGGTTGGAGAAGTGTTGGTCAGAAGGATCCTCTTGTAGAGTACCGTTTTGAAGGACAGAGAATCTTCGAAGAAATGATGAGAAACTTAAGAATGGAGTTGAGTCATGCTCTTGTATCTGTTAATCCTAAGATGGCGGCTAACCAGAAGCTTGAGACTGAGCTTACAAAGGCTGCTGGACACGCTATTGATAACGCTGATGAAATTAGTAGCTCTCAAAAGGAGTTTGAGGCAGATGATTTTAAGGGCACAGTAAAGGTTATTGAAATGGCTGGTTCACCATCCGCTGAAGATAAAGATAGTATATCTATTAATAGGCCTAAAGCATCTCAGCAACAGAAAAAGAGTAAAACAAAAAGTTCTCAGCAAAAAGCTAGAAAAAAGCAAAGACAGAACAAGAAGAAAGCTAGAAGGTAG
- a CDS encoding class I SAM-dependent methyltransferase produces MTPKELMLNHPIISEQIEQDELLVILEELQKILDIDTEGDVCEFGCFAGTTSLFLQRLLIKNKSNKKLYLYDSFNGLPEKSQVDQSTSGKEFVSGELLATKSQLKLNFKKANLPLPKIKKAWFKDLKQTDIPKKISFAFLDGDFYTSIKDSLNLIQNRIQKGGIIIVDDYDSPALPGAKLATDEFLKQNKNFRLLKITKSLALIQKS; encoded by the coding sequence ATGACCCCTAAAGAACTTATGTTAAATCATCCAATCATATCTGAGCAGATCGAACAAGACGAGCTCTTAGTAATTTTAGAAGAACTTCAAAAAATACTGGATATCGATACTGAAGGAGACGTCTGTGAGTTTGGTTGCTTCGCTGGTACCACCAGCTTATTTCTTCAAAGACTACTAATTAAAAATAAATCAAACAAAAAATTATATCTATACGACTCCTTCAATGGACTTCCAGAAAAATCACAAGTAGACCAATCTACCAGTGGTAAAGAATTTGTAAGCGGAGAGTTGCTCGCCACTAAATCTCAGTTAAAACTTAACTTTAAGAAAGCCAATCTGCCACTGCCAAAAATTAAAAAAGCCTGGTTTAAAGACTTAAAGCAAACAGATATCCCTAAAAAAATCAGTTTTGCTTTTTTAGACGGAGATTTTTATACCTCAATCAAAGATTCCCTAAACTTAATACAGAATAGAATACAGAAAGGTGGAATAATTATAGTTGATGACTATGACAGCCCTGCTCTACCAGGGGCAAAACTCGCCACAGATGAATTCTTAAAACAAAATAAAAACTTCAGACTCCTCAAAATAACCAAATCCCTCGCCTTAATACAAAAATCTTAA
- the prfB gene encoding peptide chain release factor 2 has protein sequence METVEIVKELWSRLNKLEVELELEDRQKRLKDVRSKLADPNIWDKPNEATELTKEETSLNKVIEPLLKLEADLKAIEDFVGIGEDEILLNEIEHMQKDLGDLEVFAKFSGPYDGHNVILSIRSGAGGVDAEDWASMLLRMYLKWADKNSSKFKAKVIEESRGEDGGLKSASIIITGENSFGVLKNEDGVHRLVRLSPFNSGGTRETSFAMVEVLPEIERPDEVEINESDLRIDVFRSGGNGGQSVNTTDSAVRITHLPTGIVVSNQNERSQLQNREVAMKVLRSRLASLMLEQHKEKIDELKGPNEQAAWGNQIRNYVLHPYKLVKDLRSNKETSKIDSVLNGDLEEIW, from the coding sequence ATGGAGACTGTAGAAATTGTTAAGGAACTTTGGTCTAGGCTTAACAAGTTAGAAGTAGAGCTTGAACTAGAGGATAGGCAAAAACGTTTAAAAGATGTTAGATCAAAACTAGCTGATCCGAATATTTGGGATAAGCCTAATGAAGCAACAGAGCTAACAAAAGAAGAAACTTCTTTAAATAAGGTTATCGAGCCTCTCTTAAAACTAGAAGCTGATCTCAAAGCTATTGAAGATTTTGTTGGGATTGGTGAGGATGAGATTTTATTAAACGAAATCGAGCATATGCAAAAAGATTTAGGTGATCTTGAGGTTTTTGCTAAGTTTAGCGGCCCTTATGATGGTCATAATGTAATTTTGAGTATTAGATCTGGTGCAGGTGGTGTAGATGCCGAAGACTGGGCCTCAATGTTACTCAGAATGTATTTAAAATGGGCGGATAAAAACTCTAGTAAATTTAAAGCAAAGGTAATTGAAGAGAGCAGGGGAGAGGATGGTGGTCTCAAGTCGGCTTCTATAATAATTACTGGTGAAAATTCTTTTGGAGTATTAAAGAACGAAGATGGAGTACACAGGTTAGTAAGACTGTCTCCATTTAATAGTGGTGGAACACGTGAGACTAGTTTTGCAATGGTCGAAGTCTTGCCAGAGATTGAAAGACCGGATGAAGTGGAGATTAATGAATCTGATTTAAGAATCGATGTATTTAGATCGGGAGGCAATGGTGGTCAAAGTGTTAACACTACTGATTCTGCAGTTAGGATTACACATCTTCCGACTGGGATTGTAGTTAGTAACCAGAATGAACGATCTCAGCTACAAAATAGAGAAGTCGCTATGAAGGTCTTAAGGTCACGACTGGCCTCCCTAATGCTAGAGCAACATAAAGAAAAAATTGATGAGTTAAAAGGACCAAACGAGCAGGCAGCTTGGGGAAATCAGATTAGAAATTATGTATTGCATCCTTATAAATTAGTAAAAGACCTAAGAAGTAATAAAGAGACATCAAAAATTGATTCAGTTTTAAATGGAGATTTAGAGGAGATCTGGTAG
- a CDS encoding HPF/RaiA family ribosome-associated protein, translating into MDLNLTFKHLKKEEEKLAKDLKKYAENKLRKIEEYLPSHAKKSARLDAVLDESGKKAIGYKFKFEAKLKMPEKSLVASFNAKTAEEAINKAERKLYAQLKKYKTQHHTLKKMDKKTLAKLRRVLKRG; encoded by the coding sequence ATGGATTTAAACTTAACATTTAAGCACCTAAAAAAAGAAGAAGAGAAACTAGCTAAAGATCTAAAAAAGTATGCTGAAAATAAGTTAAGAAAAATCGAAGAATATCTGCCATCTCATGCCAAAAAGAGTGCTCGTCTAGATGCCGTGCTAGATGAAAGCGGTAAAAAGGCTATTGGTTATAAGTTTAAGTTTGAAGCTAAGCTTAAAATGCCAGAAAAAAGCTTAGTGGCTAGTTTTAATGCAAAAACAGCTGAAGAGGCTATTAATAAAGCAGAACGTAAGCTCTATGCTCAACTTAAAAAGTATAAAACTCAACACCACACTTTAAAAAAGATGGATAAAAAGACTTTGGCTAAACTTAGGAGAGTTTTGAAAAGAGGCTAA
- the serS gene encoding serine--tRNA ligase has product MLDIKFIRENSEVVKEAAKNKNVNVDIDRLLNLDNEVVSLRQALDELRQKRNENAEQMKGGKPSDEAIAEGKRIKEDIAEFEGRLNPLEDELFELMYKVPNIPEPEVPIGASEEENVVVAEFGEKPEFDFEPKNHWEIAQAKDWIDKERAAKVAGARFAYVKGEMFKLQFALVNFVSDRLTDEGWLKDVAGSAKLNVSTKPFVPVIPPMMVKTKPFKGTGRLSKEEQTYQVDDDELWLNASAEHSICPMYMDEILPENDLPVRYLGYATSFRKEAGTYGKDMEGILRMHQFDKLEMETFTTKEKSKSEHLFLIAIQQRLLEELGLHYQFLEKCTADIGTPNAKGVDLETWFPGQDKFRETSSADLMNDFQARRLNMRVRRNSGELEFIHTNDATGIVMSRIPPAIIENYQTEDGDVVIPEVLRKYMGDKERI; this is encoded by the coding sequence ATGTTGGATATTAAATTTATTCGAGAAAATTCGGAAGTTGTTAAAGAAGCGGCTAAGAATAAAAATGTAAATGTTGATATCGATCGACTTTTAAATCTAGATAATGAGGTAGTTTCTTTAAGACAGGCTCTTGATGAGCTACGTCAGAAGCGTAATGAGAATGCCGAGCAGATGAAGGGCGGCAAACCTTCCGATGAAGCGATAGCAGAGGGAAAGAGAATAAAAGAGGACATTGCTGAGTTCGAGGGGCGGCTAAATCCGTTAGAAGATGAGCTTTTTGAGCTGATGTATAAAGTCCCGAATATTCCGGAACCGGAAGTTCCGATTGGAGCTAGCGAAGAAGAGAATGTGGTGGTTGCTGAATTTGGCGAGAAACCAGAGTTTGATTTTGAGCCTAAAAATCACTGGGAGATTGCGCAGGCAAAAGATTGGATTGATAAAGAACGAGCTGCAAAAGTGGCCGGAGCTCGGTTTGCTTACGTAAAAGGGGAGATGTTTAAACTCCAATTTGCGCTAGTAAACTTTGTATCAGATAGATTAACAGATGAAGGATGGTTAAAGGATGTAGCTGGTAGTGCTAAACTTAATGTTTCTACAAAACCATTTGTGCCAGTTATCCCTCCTATGATGGTTAAGACTAAGCCATTTAAAGGTACGGGAAGATTAAGTAAAGAAGAGCAGACTTATCAGGTTGATGATGATGAACTTTGGTTAAATGCTAGTGCTGAACATAGTATTTGCCCGATGTATATGGACGAAATTCTTCCAGAGAATGATTTACCTGTAAGATATCTTGGTTATGCAACATCTTTTAGAAAAGAGGCTGGAACTTACGGTAAAGACATGGAAGGCATTTTGCGAATGCACCAATTCGATAAGCTCGAAATGGAGACTTTTACGACCAAAGAAAAAAGTAAGAGCGAGCATCTATTTTTAATTGCAATTCAGCAACGCTTATTAGAAGAGCTCGGGTTACATTATCAATTCTTAGAGAAATGTACTGCTGATATTGGGACTCCAAATGCTAAGGGCGTTGACCTAGAGACTTGGTTCCCTGGCCAAGATAAGTTTAGAGAAACTTCAAGTGCCGATTTAATGAATGACTTCCAGGCAAGAAGATTAAATATGAGAGTAAGACGAAATTCAGGAGAACTTGAGTTCATACACACAAATGATGCGACAGGAATTGTAATGAGCCGTATTCCACCTGCGATTATTGAGAATTATCAGACAGAGGATGGTGATGTGGTTATTCCAGAAGTTTTGAGAAAATATATGGGTGATAAAGAGAGAATCTAA
- the rsmH gene encoding 16S rRNA (cytosine(1402)-N(4))-methyltransferase RsmH, which translates to MSDDLHVPVMLEDTVRVLGPKKGEKYLDLTAGYGGHAKEIIKVIGDESLATLVDRDDFAVEHLKKKFPRARIIKSDFAGAIKLLAKEGNKFDIVLADLGVSSVQLDQPDRGFGFKNDSELDMRMDRSQYITAKEIINNYSKKHLVEILESYGDEPRAKRIVDLILENRPLNKTSELETLVAKVYPGYSKKNPATRTFQAIRIEVNNEVWQLKELLNNITGILEQSARLAIITFHSIEDGIVKKFFKENSGKYDGVVKDLKVLKSSDTIDIVRNLRSRSAILRSVIYENKHIKK; encoded by the coding sequence ATGAGTGATGATTTGCATGTTCCGGTTATGCTGGAAGATACTGTGAGGGTTTTGGGGCCCAAGAAAGGTGAAAAGTACCTAGATTTAACGGCTGGTTATGGTGGGCATGCGAAAGAAATTATTAAAGTTATCGGAGACGAATCTTTAGCTACCTTAGTTGATCGAGATGATTTTGCGGTTGAACATCTCAAAAAAAAATTTCCTAGAGCTAGAATTATTAAAAGTGACTTTGCCGGAGCTATAAAATTACTGGCTAAAGAAGGAAATAAGTTTGATATTGTTTTAGCTGATTTAGGAGTCTCATCTGTGCAATTGGACCAGCCAGATAGAGGCTTTGGTTTTAAGAATGACTCTGAGCTTGATATGAGGATGGATAGATCTCAATATATAACAGCTAAAGAAATCATAAATAATTATTCTAAAAAGCATTTGGTAGAGATACTAGAATCTTATGGTGATGAGCCTAGAGCAAAGAGAATTGTAGATTTAATTCTAGAAAATAGACCACTCAATAAAACATCTGAGCTAGAAACTTTAGTTGCTAAAGTTTACCCGGGGTACAGTAAAAAGAATCCAGCTACAAGAACTTTTCAAGCTATCAGAATAGAAGTAAATAATGAGGTGTGGCAGTTAAAAGAATTATTAAATAATATAACAGGTATATTAGAACAGAGTGCTAGGTTGGCAATCATTACTTTTCATAGTATAGAAGATGGAATTGTTAAGAAATTCTTTAAAGAAAACAGTGGAAAATATGATGGAGTGGTAAAAGACTTGAAAGTGCTTAAGTCTTCTGATACAATAGATATTGTTCGTAACTTAAGATCGAGGAGCGCGATTCTTAGATCCGTAATTTACGAAAACAAACATATAAAAAAATAA